A genomic region of Gemmata massiliana contains the following coding sequences:
- a CDS encoding helix-turn-helix transcriptional regulator: MNTATYSEDAGVPSPGGAGLNEIKSLALTLRREELQHLIEWLHAHLGTAATVPDRSAQQQQAGIDTELSERESLVIRLIAQGHSNKEIASYLGLSVKTAETYKARAMRKLGAKSRVELVRYATRQGWLVWGV, translated from the coding sequence ATGAACACTGCGACTTACAGCGAAGATGCCGGCGTTCCATCGCCGGGCGGGGCTGGGCTGAACGAGATCAAGAGTCTTGCTCTGACACTGCGCCGCGAAGAGCTTCAACACCTCATTGAGTGGCTGCACGCTCACCTGGGTACGGCCGCGACGGTGCCGGACCGATCCGCCCAACAACAGCAGGCCGGGATCGACACAGAACTAAGTGAGCGCGAATCGCTCGTGATCCGCTTAATCGCGCAGGGGCATAGCAACAAAGAAATCGCGAGTTACCTGGGCTTATCCGTCAAGACGGCTGAAACGTACAAGGCGCGGGCTATGAGGAAGCTCGGGGCGAAAAGCCGAGTTGAACTCGTGCGGTACGCCACGCGGCAGGGGTGGCTGGTATGGGGCGTTTAG
- the nagB gene encoding glucosamine-6-phosphate deaminase, with protein sequence MTAPQTLPHTRTRTVKFPTAANAAKYVAKEIDKLVRARNAAGKPTVLGLATGSTPVGLYRELIRMHKEEGLDLSRVVTFNLDEYYPMPKESQHSYFRWMHETLFGHVNIKWENIHIPDGTLKPEEVDAACADYEEKIKSFGGIDIQILGIGRTGHIAFNEPGSPQNSRTRLVTLDSITRRDAADGFFGEKNVPHHALTMGVASILEARRIFLMAFGEHKAGIVYKALEQAPTEAISASFLQDHKDATFVLDEAAAGELTAIKRPWEVGPCQWAPELVRKAVVTLALTVKKGLQKLNDDDFRDHHLYELLREKGPAEEIGEAIFLDRMETIKPYPAGRVAPAASVDGDTRLGRRKGDIQTPKTVLVFSPHPDDDVISMGGTIIRLVEQGHKVHIAYMTSGNVAVFDHDARRFVDFVDEFVQSFGSAAEQSSAGTIKERVYQFLDAKKPGELDSPDVLKVKAVIRTTEARAGALACGIPPEQLEFMNLRFYHTGAKTKNPIHPQDIEDIVELLKRLNPHQVYVAGELSDPHGTHRVCAEAIYSATRRVRAEGVNPDVWLYKGAWEEWEPHEIEMAVPLSPEVLERKKQAIFRHQSQKDKAMFPGGTDRREFWQRAEQRNVSTAHTYDALGLPEYYALEAFVKWKDG encoded by the coding sequence ATGACTGCTCCGCAAACGCTACCACACACGCGGACCCGGACCGTCAAGTTTCCGACGGCCGCGAACGCGGCCAAGTACGTCGCGAAAGAGATCGACAAACTCGTTCGCGCGCGCAACGCCGCCGGCAAGCCCACCGTGCTCGGGCTGGCCACCGGGAGTACGCCCGTCGGGTTGTACCGCGAACTGATCCGGATGCACAAAGAAGAGGGGTTGGACCTGTCGCGGGTCGTGACGTTCAACCTCGACGAATACTACCCGATGCCCAAGGAGAGCCAGCACTCATATTTCCGATGGATGCACGAAACACTGTTCGGGCACGTTAACATCAAGTGGGAAAACATCCACATCCCCGACGGCACGCTCAAGCCGGAAGAAGTAGACGCGGCGTGCGCCGACTACGAGGAGAAAATTAAGTCGTTCGGCGGGATCGACATCCAGATCCTGGGTATCGGCCGCACCGGGCACATCGCGTTCAACGAACCGGGCAGCCCGCAGAACAGCCGCACCCGGCTCGTGACGCTCGATAGTATCACCCGGCGCGACGCGGCGGACGGGTTCTTCGGTGAAAAGAACGTGCCGCACCACGCGCTCACGATGGGGGTCGCGAGCATCCTCGAGGCCCGGCGCATCTTCCTGATGGCTTTCGGCGAGCACAAGGCCGGCATCGTCTACAAGGCGCTGGAGCAGGCGCCCACGGAAGCGATCTCCGCGAGCTTCCTCCAGGACCACAAGGACGCGACGTTCGTTCTCGACGAGGCCGCGGCCGGGGAGCTGACCGCGATCAAGCGCCCGTGGGAAGTCGGGCCGTGCCAGTGGGCGCCGGAACTGGTCCGCAAGGCCGTCGTTACGCTCGCGCTGACCGTGAAGAAGGGGCTGCAAAAGCTCAACGACGACGACTTCCGCGACCACCACTTGTACGAACTGCTCCGCGAGAAGGGGCCGGCCGAAGAGATCGGCGAAGCGATCTTCCTCGACCGCATGGAAACGATCAAACCGTACCCCGCCGGCCGCGTCGCGCCGGCGGCGAGCGTGGACGGGGACACGCGGCTCGGTCGACGTAAAGGCGACATCCAGACGCCGAAGACCGTGCTCGTGTTCTCGCCGCACCCGGACGACGACGTGATCTCGATGGGCGGCACGATCATCCGCCTCGTGGAGCAGGGCCACAAGGTCCACATCGCGTACATGACGAGCGGTAACGTCGCGGTGTTCGACCACGACGCGCGTCGGTTCGTGGACTTCGTGGACGAGTTCGTTCAGTCGTTCGGCAGCGCCGCGGAGCAGTCCAGCGCGGGCACCATCAAGGAGCGCGTGTACCAGTTCCTTGATGCGAAGAAGCCGGGCGAACTGGACAGCCCCGACGTACTGAAGGTGAAGGCCGTGATCCGGACCACCGAGGCCCGCGCCGGGGCGCTCGCGTGCGGCATCCCGCCGGAACAGTTGGAGTTCATGAACCTGCGGTTCTACCACACCGGGGCCAAGACCAAGAACCCGATCCACCCGCAGGACATCGAGGACATCGTCGAACTACTGAAGCGCCTGAACCCGCACCAGGTGTACGTCGCGGGTGAGCTGAGCGACCCGCACGGCACGCACCGCGTGTGCGCGGAAGCAATTTACTCGGCCACGCGGCGCGTGCGCGCGGAAGGGGTTAACCCGGACGTGTGGCTGTACAAGGGTGCGTGGGAAGAGTGGGAGCCGCACGAGATCGAGATGGCGGTGCCACTCAGCCCGGAAGTGCTGGAACGCAAGAAACAGGCGATCTTCCGGCACCAGAGCCAGAAGGACAAAGCCATGTTCCCCGGCGGCACAGACCGGCGCGAGTTCTGGCAGCGCGCCGAACAGCGGAACGTCTCCACTGCCCACACCTACGACGCTCTGGGATTGCCCGAATACTACGCGCTCGAAGCGTTCGTGAAGTGGAAAGACGGCTGA
- a CDS encoding helix-turn-helix domain-containing protein, whose translation MTEFGTILQGLRANAGMTQQELARKVGMSVAGLARLEQGAGDPSWRTVLKLAHVLGVSLAVFDDLVSTSQKKPKK comes from the coding sequence ATGACCGAATTCGGAACCATCCTCCAGGGCCTGCGAGCCAACGCGGGCATGACCCAACAGGAACTAGCGCGGAAGGTCGGTATGAGCGTTGCCGGACTCGCCCGACTCGAACAGGGCGCCGGCGATCCATCGTGGCGCACGGTGCTGAAGCTCGCGCACGTATTGGGCGTGTCGCTCGCGGTGTTCGATGATTTGGTATCCACATCCCAGAAGAAGCCGAAGAAGTGA
- a CDS encoding tetratricopeptide repeat protein produces MPRDRATDDAQDLFTRGHKALTAGDYQEAVECYSRAIRLRPSDFAGYRFRAHAYLEMGDRVRALNDLDQAIRLKPDDAHLFADRAAELFAQTQYDQAITDCDRALKLDPSRTGLIALRARCHADRGDSGSAFQDFEAAITADTANAPRYRLWRAQLHLDLEDYFAATEDVTAVITADPKNAEAFRLRATIRQQAGDYKGAADDFSAALELKPGDALVYLGRSICRFLLRDHVGAAADGDEVIKQLPGVVKAYEIRGNARKALGDLDGALADFNEAIKLAPNAVMPYNFRAGVNYAMKKYTAAVRDHMDALKRDPRSSGTFNQLAWIWATCPDPDVRNGDRARECATRACELTEWSEPGYLDTLAAACAECGEFDDAIKWQEKAIDLLNDPERRADYQTRLDLYEDGKPVRVVGGEVA; encoded by the coding sequence ATGCCACGCGACCGCGCCACTGACGACGCCCAAGACCTGTTCACACGCGGCCACAAAGCACTCACCGCCGGCGATTACCAGGAAGCCGTCGAATGCTACTCGCGTGCGATCCGGTTGCGCCCCAGCGACTTCGCCGGGTACCGGTTCCGCGCGCACGCTTATCTCGAAATGGGCGACCGGGTACGTGCCCTGAACGACCTCGATCAAGCCATTCGCCTCAAACCGGACGACGCGCACCTGTTTGCCGACCGCGCCGCCGAGTTGTTCGCGCAAACGCAATACGATCAGGCCATTACGGACTGCGACCGCGCGCTGAAACTCGATCCTTCGCGGACCGGGCTGATCGCTTTGCGCGCCCGGTGCCACGCGGATCGCGGCGATAGCGGTTCCGCTTTTCAGGACTTCGAGGCCGCAATCACTGCGGATACCGCGAACGCACCTCGCTACCGACTATGGCGCGCGCAACTGCACCTCGATCTCGAAGATTACTTCGCCGCGACCGAGGACGTGACCGCCGTCATCACAGCCGACCCGAAGAACGCGGAGGCGTTCCGGCTTCGCGCTACGATCCGTCAGCAAGCGGGCGACTACAAAGGCGCAGCGGATGACTTCAGCGCGGCGCTCGAACTGAAGCCCGGTGACGCACTCGTGTACTTGGGCCGCTCGATCTGCCGGTTCCTGCTCCGCGATCACGTCGGGGCCGCAGCAGACGGCGACGAGGTGATTAAACAACTGCCGGGCGTCGTGAAGGCTTACGAGATTCGCGGAAACGCACGCAAGGCACTGGGCGACCTTGATGGGGCGCTGGCGGACTTTAACGAAGCGATCAAGCTCGCACCGAACGCGGTGATGCCTTACAACTTCCGCGCCGGTGTAAACTACGCGATGAAGAAGTACACCGCGGCGGTTCGTGATCACATGGACGCCCTGAAGCGCGACCCGCGGAGTTCGGGGACGTTCAACCAACTCGCATGGATCTGGGCCACCTGCCCGGACCCGGACGTGCGCAACGGTGATCGGGCGCGCGAGTGTGCCACGCGCGCGTGTGAACTGACCGAGTGGAGCGAACCGGGCTACCTCGATACGCTTGCCGCCGCGTGCGCCGAGTGCGGCGAGTTCGACGACGCGATCAAGTGGCAGGAAAAGGCGATCGACCTCTTGAATGATCCGGAGCGCCGGGCCGATTACCAAACGCGCCTGGACCTTTACGAGGACGGCAAACCGGTCCGCGTGGTGGGCGGAGAAGTGGCGTGA
- a CDS encoding ArsR/SmtB family transcription factor, with protein MAKKSSPEPKSAPNPLTDWYAALGEPTRLALISVLATGAQTVTNLARETGAEMVNVSHHLKIMRDAELVTTEKDGRYVIYSLVGAAVKGTILELAHSSGAKVVLPLE; from the coding sequence ATGGCGAAGAAATCCTCTCCCGAACCGAAATCCGCACCCAATCCTCTGACGGACTGGTACGCCGCGCTCGGTGAGCCGACACGCTTGGCTCTGATCAGCGTCCTCGCCACGGGAGCGCAGACGGTGACGAACCTCGCGCGCGAGACTGGGGCCGAGATGGTGAACGTGTCGCACCACCTAAAGATCATGCGGGATGCTGAGTTGGTGACCACCGAGAAGGATGGCCGGTACGTGATCTACTCCCTCGTGGGCGCCGCCGTGAAGGGCACGATACTCGAACTGGCGCACTCGTCCGGGGCTAAAGTTGTGCTACCTTTGGAGTGA
- a CDS encoding response regulator, whose amino-acid sequence MVTAIEALAEQDIRAFLTGLRERTDTIRHTRAIHLAELRRAIESSHQLLRATRASLAGFRLSSFEPIGTAARPALRVLVVDDDADTATSTAELLTLYGFRAEWHTDGRAAVRAIRGNPPDIVLTDILMPDVSGFEIARAVRESRDRVFTVALTGTFGAALRTAEGAGFDAIVTKPAEPDALVALLRQFQRTLM is encoded by the coding sequence ATGGTCACGGCGATCGAGGCCCTTGCCGAACAGGACATCCGGGCTTTCCTCACGGGCCTTCGGGAGCGCACCGATACAATCCGGCACACGCGCGCCATCCACTTGGCCGAACTGAGACGCGCGATTGAGTCGTCGCACCAGCTGTTGCGTGCGACTAGAGCTTCGCTAGCTGGCTTCAGACTCTCCAGCTTCGAGCCGATCGGGACCGCGGCGCGACCCGCTCTCCGTGTGCTGGTTGTCGATGACGATGCGGACACGGCCACGAGTACCGCCGAGCTGCTCACGCTCTACGGGTTCCGGGCGGAATGGCATACCGACGGCCGTGCGGCCGTCCGCGCGATCCGGGGCAATCCGCCCGACATAGTTCTCACCGACATTCTCATGCCCGACGTGAGCGGCTTCGAGATCGCACGGGCGGTCCGGGAATCGCGCGACCGCGTATTCACGGTCGCTCTGACCGGGACATTTGGAGCCGCGCTGCGAACGGCTGAAGGGGCCGGGTTCGACGCGATCGTGACAAAGCCCGCCGAGCCGGACGCGCTTGTTGCGCTACTCCGGCAATTCCAGCGCACGTTGATGTGA
- a CDS encoding helix-turn-helix domain-containing protein, protein MNPLMKSTSAPTSKEEIQISTYKLASPFVLALKECDPELREMAWELFEQLHSGALDPEQAAATTALIAEILFPNADGRGAPGLDLEEAEKIAVLIEPASGPLIQGMDKQEATFAERLRQVLEEKGVTQADLALKIGIGQPAISMMLNRTCRPQQKTVAKIATALDISPVDLWPIE, encoded by the coding sequence ATGAACCCTCTCATGAAGTCGACGAGCGCCCCAACGTCAAAGGAGGAGATCCAGATTTCCACGTACAAGCTCGCGTCCCCGTTCGTGCTTGCATTAAAAGAGTGCGATCCAGAACTCCGCGAGATGGCATGGGAACTCTTTGAACAACTCCACAGTGGCGCCCTAGATCCGGAACAGGCTGCGGCCACGACGGCCTTAATCGCTGAGATTTTATTTCCTAACGCGGACGGGCGCGGGGCGCCCGGCTTGGATTTGGAAGAAGCAGAAAAGATCGCGGTTCTCATTGAACCGGCATCGGGTCCATTGATTCAAGGAATGGATAAACAGGAGGCCACCTTCGCCGAGCGCCTCCGCCAAGTGCTGGAAGAAAAGGGTGTTACACAGGCCGATCTCGCCCTAAAGATCGGCATTGGACAACCGGCAATTTCGATGATGCTCAATCGCACTTGCCGCCCACAACAAAAAACCGTGGCGAAAATTGCCACGGCTTTAGACATCAGCCCTGTTGATCTTTGGCCGATCGAATAG
- a CDS encoding RNA methyltransferase, whose protein sequence is MMDLLPRCRIVLVRPHYAGNLGATARVMRNFGLSDLVLVAPYASVNDLDARRMATHGLGVLDAARVVPDIGAALADCVFSLATSSMTAGVFRSGTIGTAAEKMPELLASAEMGPVAIVFGPEPHGLSNEEIGLCHGMVTIPSDSTFGSLNLAQAVAICCYELRKAWSKSVNDTRGKPEVPERAVAPFVDQNRMFEHLREALTEVGYLFGEKGDSLMHALRQLIGRSLPTPQEVKILHGLARQLLWTANQIKKNEPDDKPPVDRLDKSDH, encoded by the coding sequence ATGATGGACCTTCTTCCCCGATGCCGAATTGTTCTCGTGCGCCCGCACTACGCGGGGAACCTCGGCGCGACCGCGCGCGTGATGCGGAACTTCGGACTTTCCGACCTGGTGCTCGTCGCCCCCTACGCCTCCGTCAACGATCTCGATGCGCGCCGAATGGCGACACACGGCCTCGGAGTGCTCGACGCGGCCCGCGTCGTGCCCGACATCGGCGCGGCCCTCGCGGACTGCGTGTTCAGCCTCGCCACGTCGTCGATGACCGCAGGCGTGTTTCGTTCTGGCACCATCGGCACCGCGGCCGAGAAGATGCCAGAACTGCTCGCGTCGGCCGAAATGGGACCGGTCGCCATCGTCTTCGGCCCGGAACCACACGGCCTGAGTAACGAAGAAATCGGGCTGTGTCACGGGATGGTGACCATCCCATCCGATTCCACCTTCGGCTCCTTGAACTTGGCTCAAGCGGTCGCGATTTGCTGCTACGAGTTGCGAAAAGCGTGGTCGAAGTCGGTAAACGACACTCGCGGTAAGCCCGAAGTACCGGAGCGGGCAGTCGCACCGTTCGTGGACCAGAACCGGATGTTCGAGCACCTGCGCGAGGCGCTCACAGAGGTGGGCTACCTGTTCGGCGAGAAGGGCGATTCGCTGATGCACGCGCTGCGTCAACTGATCGGCCGATCGCTGCCCACGCCGCAAGAAGTCAAGATCCTCCACGGCCTCGCGCGCCAGCTCCTCTGGACCGCCAACCAAATCAAGAAGAACGAACCCGACGACAAGCCGCCTGTGGATCGCCTCGACAAGTCCGACCACTGA
- a CDS encoding ArsR/SmtB family transcription factor, translating into MPKPSAELRSQANWLVALGEPTRLAIMRKLAAGTQTVTVLARELGTEIVNISHHLSVLKDVELVSVERDGRFMNYSLVNAAVSGNRLELTHPSGIQIRVPLE; encoded by the coding sequence ATGCCGAAGCCCTCTGCCGAGTTAAGATCTCAGGCCAATTGGTTGGTTGCCCTCGGTGAACCGACACGCTTGGCGATCATGCGTAAGCTCGCCGCCGGAACTCAGACCGTGACCGTGTTAGCCCGTGAACTGGGCACAGAGATCGTGAACATCTCGCACCATTTGAGCGTGTTGAAGGATGTCGAGCTGGTGAGCGTCGAACGAGATGGGCGATTCATGAACTACTCGCTCGTCAACGCCGCCGTAAGTGGGAATCGACTCGAACTAACACACCCCTCCGGGATCCAAATCCGCGTCCCGCTCGAATGA
- a CDS encoding DUF1501 domain-containing protein has product MTALPGWSRPRLTALPSKGTTTMLDLRTGSARDCSGIARRTFLRVGGLAAFGLGLPQYLRARAEAPAAKAKAKRCILLWMQGGPSHIDTFDPKPDAPAEIRGEFGTIPTTLPGVRFADIVPMLAKQTDKLAIIRGHDPKNGSHGVADHLMMSGHKFNASLPFPCFGSVVAKERGYENGMLPFVQLGKNIDRRFNGGIAGFLGDQFNPFEVPDDPSAPQFKVRDLAVTTEAERIRLDRRYAMLADLENYQKTTESSSVMKARDEFYEKAHGIITGPVAKKAFDLKSENDKTRTRYGKNSLGQGCLLARRLIEAGVQFVTVTDGGWDTHTNNFKSLKDRLVPRVDQGFSALIEDLDTRGMLDETLVVWFGDFGRTPKVNPTAGRDHWSTAGVAIMAGGGLKVGQVVGKTNALAEVVTDTPVGPQDIAATIYATLGVNLHTWYKTQDGRPVELCPEGKPVKQLIG; this is encoded by the coding sequence GTGACGGCCCTGCCCGGCTGGTCCCGCCCACGGCTCACCGCACTTCCTTCAAAGGGCACGACGACAATGCTGGACCTCCGCACCGGTTCCGCACGCGACTGCTCTGGTATCGCCCGCCGCACGTTCCTTCGCGTTGGTGGGCTGGCGGCGTTCGGGTTGGGATTGCCGCAATATCTGCGTGCCCGCGCCGAAGCGCCCGCCGCGAAAGCCAAAGCCAAGCGGTGCATCCTTTTGTGGATGCAGGGCGGACCGAGCCACATCGATACGTTCGATCCAAAGCCCGATGCCCCGGCGGAAATTCGCGGGGAGTTCGGAACGATCCCAACGACACTGCCGGGTGTTCGGTTCGCGGATATCGTCCCGATGCTCGCAAAGCAGACAGACAAACTCGCTATCATTCGCGGCCACGATCCGAAGAACGGATCGCACGGTGTCGCCGATCACCTGATGATGAGCGGGCACAAGTTCAATGCTTCGCTACCGTTTCCGTGCTTCGGGTCGGTGGTTGCGAAGGAACGGGGCTACGAAAACGGCATGCTCCCGTTCGTGCAGCTCGGGAAGAACATCGATCGGCGCTTTAACGGCGGAATCGCCGGGTTCCTCGGCGACCAGTTCAACCCCTTCGAGGTGCCGGACGATCCCAGCGCACCGCAATTCAAAGTGCGCGACCTCGCAGTAACCACCGAAGCTGAACGCATCCGACTCGATCGGCGCTACGCGATGCTTGCCGACCTGGAGAACTATCAGAAGACCACCGAATCCTCCAGTGTCATGAAGGCACGCGACGAGTTCTACGAAAAGGCGCACGGCATCATTACGGGACCGGTCGCGAAGAAGGCGTTCGACCTGAAGAGCGAAAACGACAAAACGCGAACGCGATACGGCAAGAACTCACTCGGTCAGGGGTGTTTGCTCGCTCGGCGACTGATCGAAGCCGGTGTGCAGTTCGTTACGGTCACCGACGGCGGGTGGGACACGCACACGAACAACTTCAAGAGCCTCAAGGATCGACTCGTTCCGCGCGTCGATCAGGGGTTCAGCGCGCTAATTGAAGACCTTGACACGAGGGGAATGCTGGACGAAACGCTCGTGGTGTGGTTCGGCGACTTCGGCCGCACCCCGAAAGTGAACCCGACCGCGGGGCGCGACCACTGGAGCACGGCCGGCGTTGCGATTATGGCCGGCGGTGGACTGAAGGTCGGCCAAGTCGTCGGCAAGACAAACGCACTGGCGGAAGTCGTAACCGATACCCCAGTCGGTCCACAGGACATCGCCGCGACAATCTATGCGACCCTCGGAGTGAACTTGCACACATGGTACAAGACCCAGGACGGCCGACCGGTCGAACTGTGCCCCGAAGGTAAGCCGGTGAAGCAACTGATCGGGTAA
- a CDS encoding helix-turn-helix domain-containing protein produces the protein MQREVVMAGGFADRLKAIRKRAKMTQEGLARAANLSLSTIAKLEQGEGDPTWNTVRALARALSVSVAEFDFEEPEAEPMEESPAPKKPKGKK, from the coding sequence ATGCAACGGGAAGTGGTGATGGCCGGAGGATTTGCCGACAGACTCAAGGCGATCCGCAAGCGCGCCAAGATGACCCAAGAGGGGTTGGCACGTGCGGCGAATCTCAGCCTTTCTACCATCGCCAAACTGGAACAAGGCGAAGGCGATCCTACGTGGAACACGGTTCGGGCACTAGCGAGAGCACTGAGTGTCTCGGTCGCAGAATTCGATTTCGAGGAACCCGAAGCGGAGCCGATGGAAGAGTCGCCCGCCCCGAAGAAGCCGAAGGGGAAGAAGTAA
- a CDS encoding peroxiredoxin family protein yields the protein MTGGLLALALFCPTAEPPVSGLAKGDELTFIGTVEEAVERTGSRFRRTQKLEIRVLVLEKRDTWTDVAVLTLLRRKDDAVTGAVGAVTGAGAEKNTPPGVRLDLLRVHADGSTHHLHPVGPPPLTIDSKTPARTLPPIPLDTFSPFEFGMFPPRAPRSAPDKPWTVASTDPNRPTETWQAQGTDSVTGEQCALLVMNQQHANWAKPVGGRSAWLRADAVWVSALDGTARKVHRVIKHRDGLSTDLAAWVEVKYELKDKTAVIGRTFDRYRRDVETAFAASADLAPFLADAVKHGPKFFEKRADKLELYLAESDVSSPYREAVLAVHRQLEAASRGESVAPPPLLGGRKRPAWPEPNQPAPDFTAGTFRLSENRGKPVLLVFFKPGSETTDLALAIADAVHEKYAGRVAVLPLAVWGDSGAVRKDRERRKLTVPVLDGTQAETAYGVESVPRFAVIDGSGVVKWTFAGVGAETGAAAKSQLDRLFTQPSPDGVVGTTRAAGTGSATTPARP from the coding sequence GTGACCGGTGGATTACTCGCACTCGCACTCTTCTGCCCCACCGCCGAGCCGCCCGTTTCGGGTCTGGCGAAGGGGGACGAACTGACGTTTATCGGCACCGTGGAAGAAGCGGTCGAGCGCACGGGTTCACGGTTTCGGCGCACGCAGAAGCTCGAAATTCGCGTCCTCGTGCTCGAAAAGAGAGACACCTGGACCGACGTTGCCGTCCTTACACTTCTCCGCCGCAAGGACGACGCTGTGACCGGCGCGGTGGGTGCAGTAACCGGCGCCGGAGCCGAGAAAAACACTCCGCCTGGGGTGCGGCTCGACTTGCTCCGGGTTCACGCGGACGGAAGCACGCACCACTTGCACCCCGTTGGCCCGCCGCCACTCACGATCGATTCCAAGACACCCGCGCGCACACTTCCACCGATTCCGCTCGACACGTTCTCGCCGTTTGAGTTCGGCATGTTCCCGCCGCGTGCGCCGCGGTCCGCGCCGGACAAGCCCTGGACGGTCGCGTCTACGGACCCGAACCGTCCCACTGAAACGTGGCAGGCCCAGGGGACGGATTCGGTTACAGGTGAACAGTGCGCGCTGCTCGTGATGAACCAGCAGCACGCGAACTGGGCGAAGCCCGTCGGCGGTCGGTCCGCGTGGCTCCGAGCGGATGCAGTGTGGGTGTCCGCGCTCGATGGCACCGCGCGCAAGGTCCACCGCGTCATCAAGCATCGCGACGGGTTGTCCACAGATCTCGCGGCGTGGGTCGAGGTGAAGTACGAACTGAAGGACAAAACCGCCGTAATCGGTCGCACGTTCGACCGCTACCGGCGCGACGTGGAGACCGCGTTTGCTGCGAGTGCCGACCTCGCGCCGTTCCTCGCGGACGCCGTCAAACACGGCCCGAAGTTCTTTGAGAAGCGCGCGGACAAGCTCGAACTGTATCTCGCCGAGTCCGACGTCAGCAGCCCCTACCGTGAAGCCGTTCTCGCGGTACACCGGCAGCTCGAGGCAGCGAGCCGCGGGGAGTCGGTTGCTCCGCCGCCCCTCCTGGGCGGGCGCAAGCGCCCCGCGTGGCCCGAACCGAATCAACCCGCGCCCGACTTCACCGCGGGCACGTTCCGCCTATCGGAAAACCGCGGTAAACCGGTGCTCCTGGTGTTCTTCAAACCTGGGAGCGAAACGACGGATCTCGCGCTCGCGATCGCTGACGCCGTTCACGAGAAGTACGCGGGCCGGGTCGCGGTACTGCCGCTCGCGGTGTGGGGCGATTCGGGTGCGGTTCGGAAGGACCGCGAGCGGCGAAAGCTTACCGTGCCGGTTCTCGACGGCACCCAGGCCGAAACCGCTTATGGCGTTGAATCCGTACCACGTTTCGCGGTAATTGATGGCTCCGGCGTGGTGAAATGGACTTTCGCCGGTGTGGGCGCCGAGACCGGGGCGGCCGCCAAGTCGCAGTTGGATCGCCTGTTCACCCAGCCTTCTCCAGACGGTGTCGTCGGAACAACCCGCGCCGCCGGAACCGGAAGTGCAACAACTCCCGCGCGACCGTGA